The proteins below are encoded in one region of Silene latifolia isolate original U9 population chromosome 2, ASM4854445v1, whole genome shotgun sequence:
- the LOC141641357 gene encoding putative mitochondrial protein AtMg00860 — protein sequence MDQMNRTFSEFLDKCAVVFIDDILSFSKSKEEYAAHLRTILEEGVMLDPSKIEAVMEWKSPTDVGEIRSFFGLAGYYRRIVKDFSKLARPMTQPLKKETKFLWIEACEEAFQELKRRLTTAPVLTLPEDGVEFDVFCDASKMGLGCVLMQNRRVVAYTS from the exons ATGGATCAAATGAACCGAACTTTTAGTGAGTTCTTGGATAAGTGCGCTGTGGTTTTCATTGATGATATTCTCAGTTTTTCTAAGTCCAAAGAGGAGTATGCCGCTCATCTTCGTACTATATTGGAG GAAGGTGTTATGTTGGACCCTTCAAAGATTGAAGCTGTGATGGAATGGAAGAGCCCGACCGATGTTGGTGAGATTCGAAGTTTCTTtggtttggcgggttattaccgtcgcATCGTGAAGGATTTTTctaagcttgctagaccgatgactcaacctTTGAAGAAGGAGACCAAGTTCTTATGGATTGAAGCTTGTGAGGAAGCATTCCAAGAGTTAAAGagaaggttgactaccgctcctgttTTGACCTTACCCGAGGATGGAGTAGagtttgatgtgttttgtgatgcttctaagatgggtttaggttgtgttCTTATGCAAAATAGGAGAGTTGTTGCTTATACTTCGTGA